The following coding sequences lie in one Bacillota bacterium genomic window:
- a CDS encoding FAD-linked oxidase C-terminal domain-containing protein encodes MDKGRQVVAELRRLCPWGQVFSGDLTLVYAEDATPGLGGEAPLAVVRPGTREEVAAVVGFCAEGGFGVIPRGAGTSLSGGVVARKDAVVLALNGLSRVIEVDEANLTATAEPGVVTAQLHKMVEERGLFYPPDPGSMAVSTLGGNVAEGAGGLRGLKYGVTRDYIMGLEMVTGEGRVARFGGKTVKNVSGYDFLRLMVGSEGTLGVITEITVRLLPLPEARRAVLAVFETIDSAAAAVAGIVADKVVPATLELLDNLTIRAVEAYSACGLPTEAGAVVLIEVDGAPESVAREGERVVRACRAVGASDVRVATESGERDKIWAARRTAVSALARVRPTIFLEDATVPRSRIPEMVRAVERIAKKHDLPIGTFGHAGDGNLHPTILTDRRDPEEMKRAEAAVADIFAAALGLGGTLTGEHGIGLAKRPFMMAQFGPVGIDLLRRVKTALDPRGVLNPGKVLPPASEGGSR; translated from the coding sequence GTGGATAAGGGTCGACAGGTCGTCGCGGAACTTCGCCGGCTGTGTCCGTGGGGCCAGGTCTTCAGCGGCGATCTGACGCTCGTCTACGCCGAGGATGCGACTCCGGGGTTGGGCGGTGAGGCGCCGCTGGCGGTCGTTCGCCCGGGCACGCGGGAAGAGGTCGCCGCGGTGGTTGGTTTTTGCGCGGAGGGTGGGTTTGGGGTCATTCCCCGGGGGGCCGGGACCAGCCTCAGCGGGGGAGTGGTCGCCCGCAAGGACGCGGTCGTCCTGGCCCTTAACGGTCTGTCGCGAGTGATTGAAGTCGACGAAGCCAATCTCACAGCCACCGCGGAGCCGGGTGTGGTGACTGCGCAGCTACATAAGATGGTTGAGGAACGAGGGTTATTCTATCCTCCGGACCCTGGTAGCATGGCCGTATCTACCTTGGGAGGCAATGTTGCTGAGGGGGCTGGGGGGCTGCGCGGCCTCAAGTATGGCGTGACGCGCGACTACATAATGGGACTGGAGATGGTGACTGGGGAGGGCCGGGTAGCCAGGTTCGGGGGAAAGACGGTCAAGAATGTCTCCGGATATGACTTCCTTCGCTTGATGGTCGGGTCGGAGGGGACGTTGGGGGTGATCACCGAGATCACCGTCCGCCTGTTGCCGCTGCCGGAGGCGCGCCGGGCGGTGCTGGCCGTGTTTGAGACCATCGACTCTGCGGCGGCGGCCGTGGCCGGGATCGTCGCCGACAAGGTCGTACCGGCCACCCTTGAGCTCCTTGACAACCTGACCATCAGGGCGGTCGAGGCCTATTCGGCCTGCGGCCTGCCGACAGAAGCCGGGGCGGTGGTCCTGATCGAGGTGGACGGGGCCCCGGAGAGCGTAGCCCGGGAGGGCGAGCGGGTTGTGCGAGCCTGCCGGGCGGTGGGTGCGAGCGACGTGCGGGTAGCTACCGAATCCGGCGAACGTGATAAGATCTGGGCCGCCCGGCGGACGGCCGTGTCGGCCCTGGCCCGGGTCAGACCGACGATCTTCCTCGAGGATGCGACGGTGCCGCGAAGCCGGATCCCTGAGATGGTCCGAGCCGTCGAGAGGATTGCCAAGAAACACGACCTCCCGATTGGGACCTTCGGGCACGCCGGTGACGGCAACCTCCACCCGACGATTCTCACCGACCGGCGCGACCCGGAGGAGATGAAGCGGGCTGAGGCGGCCGTGGCCGACATCTTCGCCGCCGCGCTGGGGCTCGGGGGGACGCTGACCGGGGAACACGGCATCGGTCTGGCCAAGCGACCGTTCATGATGGCCCAGTTCGGGCCGGTCGGAATCGACCTCCTCCGCCGGGTGAAGACGGCTCTCGACCCGCGTGGCGTGCTCAACCCGGGGAAGGTCCTCCCCCCCGCGTCGGAGGGGGGAAGCCGATGA
- a CDS encoding alpha/beta-type small acid-soluble spore protein: protein MDDNRELARPEAESALDRFKWEVAAELGLDQKIRRKGWENMTTHDVGKIGGQMVKRMVGFAEENMADKG from the coding sequence ATGGATGATAACCGCGAGTTGGCCCGTCCGGAAGCCGAATCCGCGCTCGACCGCTTCAAGTGGGAAGTTGCTGCTGAACTTGGGCTGGACCAGAAGATCCGCCGCAAGGGCTGGGAAAACATGACGACTCACGACGTGGGAAAGATCGGCGGGCAGATGGTCAAGCGGATGGTTGGATTCGCCGAGGAAAACATGGCCGACAAGGGCTAG
- a CDS encoding histone deacetylase yields the protein MRRTGLVYHPDFLLHAPDSWPECPQRLTRTLEYFERVGLRKQFTEVQRRSACPDELAAVHSPEYLAFLAGYAAGGGGQMTIDTQVTKESYAVAILAAGGCLSAVDELMAGRLDNALGLVRPPGHHAEKHAGTGYCLLNNVAIAARYAQKEHGLARILIVDWDVHHGNGTERAFYGEPGVLFFSVHESPAYPGTGWLSDVGVGEGEGYTINAPLPSGAGNRAYERLFDEVLLPIADRYAPELVIVSAGQDSHFADYMGNMELTSEGFGRLTRRIVSLLPNPGPKVLAVLEGGYNLEVLPVSLLAVANELLGTDLPVTDPIAPPVDGMSQAIEQRLEAIKTIHRQYWPCL from the coding sequence TTGCGTCGCACTGGCCTGGTCTATCACCCCGATTTCCTGCTGCACGCCCCGGACAGTTGGCCGGAGTGCCCCCAGCGGCTGACCAGGACGCTGGAATACTTCGAGCGAGTCGGCCTGCGGAAGCAGTTCACCGAGGTCCAGCGGCGGTCCGCCTGCCCGGATGAATTGGCCGCGGTGCACTCGCCGGAGTACTTGGCCTTCCTCGCCGGCTACGCCGCCGGCGGAGGGGGGCAGATGACCATTGACACCCAGGTGACGAAGGAAAGCTATGCCGTGGCCATACTGGCCGCTGGTGGCTGCCTGTCGGCGGTTGACGAGCTGATGGCCGGTCGCCTCGACAATGCCCTGGGCCTGGTAAGGCCGCCCGGCCACCACGCCGAAAAGCACGCCGGAACCGGGTATTGCCTTCTGAACAACGTGGCCATCGCCGCTCGATATGCCCAGAAGGAGCACGGTCTTGCCCGAATCCTGATCGTTGACTGGGATGTCCACCACGGCAACGGGACAGAGCGGGCCTTCTACGGTGAACCAGGGGTCCTTTTCTTCTCCGTCCACGAGAGCCCGGCCTACCCGGGAACCGGCTGGTTGAGCGACGTGGGGGTGGGGGAGGGCGAGGGGTACACCATCAATGCCCCGCTCCCGTCCGGCGCCGGCAATCGGGCCTACGAGCGGCTGTTCGACGAGGTGCTCTTGCCAATAGCCGACCGCTACGCACCGGAGCTGGTCATCGTCTCGGCCGGCCAGGACTCGCACTTCGCCGACTACATGGGCAACATGGAGCTCACTTCGGAAGGGTTCGGTCGCCTCACGAGACGGATCGTCTCCCTTCTTCCGAATCCGGGGCCGAAGGTGTTGGCCGTCTTGGAGGGCGGTTACAACCTGGAGGTCCTCCCCGTCAGTCTCTTGGCGGTGGCCAACGAGCTCCTCGGTACGGACCTTCCGGTGACTGATCCTATCGCTCCGCCGGTCGACGGAATGTCACAAGCCATCGAACAGCGTCTGGAGGCCATTAAGACCATTCATCGTCAGTACTGGCCGTGTTTGTGA
- the surE gene encoding 5'/3'-nucleotidase SurE, with translation MIVLLTNDDGIRADGIQALKVAFEAVPGSEVYVVAPDRERSASGHAITIHHPLQVEEVQLEGKTPGRAFAVSGTPADCVKLGVKAILPEAPGIIVSGINRGPNLGTDVFYSGTVSAALEGVILGIPSIAVSMTAFEYLDYTVAANFAVHVAGEVVRRGLPERTLLNINVPPLSPEEIAGVALTRLGERPYENIFERRFDPRGKLYYWLVVEDLALAGGADTDVGAIRDNLISVTPIHLDLTNHDVMETLSRWSLGLNGDPCRWKGEGG, from the coding sequence ATGATCGTCCTTCTGACCAACGACGACGGAATCAGAGCCGATGGGATCCAGGCTCTGAAGGTCGCTTTCGAGGCGGTCCCGGGGAGCGAGGTCTATGTCGTCGCCCCCGATCGCGAACGCAGCGCCAGCGGGCATGCCATCACCATCCACCACCCCCTTCAAGTGGAGGAGGTTCAACTCGAAGGGAAGACGCCGGGGCGGGCCTTCGCCGTTAGCGGGACCCCGGCCGACTGCGTCAAGCTCGGGGTCAAGGCCATCCTCCCGGAGGCACCCGGCATCATCGTCTCAGGTATCAACCGGGGCCCGAACCTGGGCACCGACGTCTTCTATTCCGGGACGGTCTCGGCCGCCCTCGAGGGAGTCATTCTGGGGATCCCCTCGATCGCCGTATCGATGACTGCCTTTGAGTACCTGGACTACACGGTCGCCGCGAACTTCGCGGTCCACGTGGCCGGGGAGGTGGTCAGGCGAGGGTTGCCCGAGCGGACCCTGCTGAACATCAATGTCCCTCCGCTGAGCCCCGAGGAGATTGCCGGTGTGGCCCTGACCCGCCTGGGGGAGCGCCCTTATGAAAACATCTTTGAACGGCGTTTTGACCCCCGTGGCAAGTTGTACTACTGGCTGGTCGTCGAGGACCTGGCGCTGGCCGGCGGCGCCGATACTGACGTCGGGGCGATCAGGGACAACCTGATCTCGGTCACCCCGATCCACCTGGATCTGACCAATCACGACGTAATGGAGACCCTCTCCCGGTGGAGTCTCGGACTGAACGGTGACCCTTGCCGATGGAAGGGCGAAGGGGGCTAA